One genomic region from Melioribacteraceae bacterium encodes:
- a CDS encoding twin-arginine translocase TatA/TatE family subunit: MFGAIGLTEILIILFIMILFFGGRKIPELAKGFADGIRSFKRGLKEE, encoded by the coding sequence ATGTTTGGAGCTATCGGTTTAACCGAAATACTAATAATTCTGTTTATAATGATTCTCTTTTTCGGAGGAAGAAAAATTCCGGAACTGGCAAAAGGCTTTGCCGACGGTATCAGAAGTTTTAAAAGAGGATTGAAAGAAGAGTAG
- a CDS encoding 4Fe-4S binding protein encodes MKIFSGHIYKKLNLTRRIFQVFTLFFLFAIPLLILLEIRLIIGNLYSITILGLEISDPSMLLQNILLSQSFYVPLLISAIIPVVIAAVFGRVFCSWACPYNSILEFFDKLYNSILKRFLVKKNKSDEGINPRPSIYWAIYILLTSTALLIGLPLFTFLSAPGIISSQIAEGIIGSGLGLELVLVFIILTSEVISRKRIWCKYICPVGATLALFRTKYTLRIVHDKLKCDCGGNIDPCQNSCPYNLKPKDGNIYPYCTNCGLCIKTCEKTGKGSLSFSFGNRKKLKM; translated from the coding sequence ATGAAAATATTCTCCGGACATATTTATAAAAAGCTGAATTTAACGAGAAGAATATTCCAGGTGTTCACTCTTTTTTTTCTGTTCGCAATACCGCTCTTAATTCTATTAGAAATCAGATTGATTATAGGAAACCTCTATTCCATAACTATCCTCGGTTTGGAGATTTCCGACCCCTCCATGCTGCTTCAAAATATTTTACTGTCCCAATCTTTTTATGTGCCTCTTTTAATCAGCGCAATAATCCCGGTTGTGATAGCCGCTGTATTCGGACGCGTGTTCTGTAGCTGGGCTTGTCCTTACAATTCGATCCTTGAGTTTTTTGATAAACTTTACAATAGTATATTAAAACGATTTTTGGTAAAGAAGAATAAATCCGATGAGGGGATAAATCCACGCCCTTCGATTTACTGGGCAATCTACATTTTACTTACTTCAACAGCGCTATTGATAGGATTACCCTTGTTTACTTTTCTATCGGCACCCGGAATTATTTCGAGCCAGATTGCCGAGGGAATTATCGGCTCCGGACTTGGATTGGAGCTTGTTTTGGTTTTTATAATTCTTACGTCCGAAGTAATCAGCAGAAAAAGAATCTGGTGCAAATATATTTGTCCGGTTGGCGCAACCTTAGCTTTGTTCAGAACAAAATACACATTGCGGATTGTTCATGATAAGCTTAAATGCGATTGCGGCGGCAATATCGATCCATGCCAAAACAGCTGTCCTTATAACCTGAAGCCAAAAGATGGAAATATCTATCCTTATTGTACTAACTGCGGATTGTGTATAAAGACGTGTGAGAAAACCGGGAAAGGTTCGCTTTCGTTTTCCTTTGGAAACAGAAAAAAATTAAAAATGTGA